A window of Massilia sp. NR 4-1 genomic DNA:
GCGCAAGCGGTAGATGCGGCCGGCATGTTCGATTTCGACTTCGCGCTGGTCCTGCATCAGGCCGGCGGTGGTCAGGCGGCGCACCGGTTGGGCAGCGGCGGGAGCGGCAACGGTCGGGCGGATAGCGGGCGATGGGCTGGTGTGCATGAAGTTTTTCCTTAAATAAGAATGATTCGCATTTGCATTATTAGCTGCCGCTGCCAGAAATGCAAGTGCTTTTTGACATGTGAAAGTCACTTTTTTGCACGGGATAAAAAAAGGCCCGCCGAAGCGGGCCAAACGCTGGGTGAAACGAGAGTAAGCGGGGAAAATCAGTAGGCGGCCAGCAGCGGTTCGGCCGGCAGTTCGGCGGCGGCCGGTTCGGCGCGTGCGTTGGCGCGCAGGCGCGCCTGCACGCTCTTGCCGCGCGTGCGCGAGGGCGGCAGGCGGCGCAGCGAGCGCAGCGCGTCGGCATCCTTGATGCCGATGGTGCGCTGGTCGACGCTGATCATGCCGATTTCATTGAAGGCCGACAGCGTGCGGCTGACCGTTTCCAGGGTCAGGCCCAGGTAGCTGCCGATTTCATGGCGCGTCATGCGCAGGTTGAACAGCTTGCTGGAATAGCCCATCTGGGCGAAGCGTTCCGACAGCGACACCAGGAAGCGCGCCACGCGCGCCTCGGCGCTGAGCGCGCCCAGCATGCCGATCATGGCTTGCTCGCGCACCAGTTCGCGGCTCATCACGCCGTACAGCATGTTTTCCAGTTCCAGGTGCACGCGGCTGAGCGCGGTCAGTTTCTTGAAGGGCAGCAGGATCAGGTCGCAGTCCGACAGCGCCACCGCCTCCGAGGTGTAGTGGCGGCTGTGGATGCCGTCGACGCCGAGCAGGTCGCCCTTCATCGGGAAGCTCAGCACTTGCTCATTGCCGAATTCATCGATGAGCACGGTTTTCAGGAAGCCCGAATTGACGATGTACAGGGTATCGAAGCTTTGGCCGATGGTATGGATGCGCTGTCCGGTCTTGAATTGGACATGCTGGAACAGCAGCTCTTCCGCATTGAGCGTGCTGATGGCGGGCAGATGCAGCAGCTCGCAGACTTCCTTCATATTGGACCAGAGCCGACCTTGGCGCTGGCGGCCAGCTTCCATCGACGATGAAGCCGACACGGCGGGGCGAAGCTCGGACATGGGCGTAGAGAACATGCTTATCTCCTGTAGTACGGCAAGGCAATGACGCAGAATCGGGACTTGGACCTCCACCCATGCAGGGCGGGAAGTATTCTTGTTCGCTCGCCAGAGGCCTATGGCCTACTGGAAACTTTAGCTTGGTTTCAGTATGCCAACACGACCCGACAATTGATATCAGCGGGTGCTGAATATGGCGTAGGAGCTGGCGCAGGCGGGTAGGAGTATTCCTAGTGGGGCGGGATGCGGGCCGGACGGGCGTCCGGCCGCGCGGAGGGGGCCGGGCTTAACTGCCGAACGGCGAGAGCAGGCGGTGGGCCACCGCATACTGCACCATCTCCGACAAGGAACCCATGCCCATCTTCTGCATGATGCGCGTCTTGTGCGTGCTCACGGTTTTCACGCTCAGGTGCAGGCTGTTGCCGATGTCGGTGATCGACTTGCCGGCCACCAGCAGCGAGAACACTTCGAACTCGCGGTCCGACAACTGCTTGTGCAGCAGGCTCTCGTTGGGCGTCATGATGTTGAGCGCGAGCTGCTCGGCGACCTCGGTGCTGATGTACGGCCGGCCCGAAGCGACCTTGTGGATGGCGCCCACCAGCTGGGTACCGGCGCTCTCCTTGGTCAGGTAGCCCTGGGCGCCGGCGCGGATGGCGCGCACCGCATACTGCTCCTCCTCGTGCATGGTGAGGATGAGGATGGCCAGCTTGGGCGCTTCGCTGCGGATCTGGCGGATCAGGTCGACGCCGCTGCGGCCCGGCATCGACAAATCCAGCAGCAGCAGGTCGAAACCGCCCTGGCGCACGCGGTTCAGCACTTCGAAGCCGTCGATGGCTTCGCCCACGATTTCTATATCCTCGGCGCCGTCGAGGATGCGCTTCAGGCCTTCGCGCATAATGGTGTGGTCGTCGGCGATGACTATTCTGATCATGGCAATGGGTTTGGGGAAAAAGGGAAAATACTACTACGAACTCCCGCGGGAGCTTGCTCTTTTTGTAAGGCGCGTGGCGCGCCTAGTCGGGCAGCGGTTCCTTGAGCAGGCGGTGCACCAGGACCGGCATGCGCGTATGCGACAGCACCTTGTTGGTGACGCTGCCCAGCAGCAGCTGGCCCCAGCCGCTGCGCCCGTGCGAGCCGATGAAGATCAGGTCGCAGCCATGGCGCGCCGCCACGTCGATGATTTTCAGCGCGGCGCTCTCGGCGAACGCGGTCATGCCCTCGGCCCGCACCGCCTTCTTGGCGCAGGCATCGAGGATGGGCTGCACGTGCTCGCTGCCGGCGCGTTCCATCGCGGCGCGGTATTCCTCCTCGCTGGGATAGCTGGGCGGAATGATCTCGACATAGATCGGGTACTGGTATTCGGGCGCCACGAACAGCACCAGCGCCTCGGCGCCCATCTGCTGGGCGAAGGAGACGCCGGCGCAGGCAGTCATGCGGGAGACGGCCGAGCCGTCGGTGGTGATCAGGATCTTGCGGTACATATCACTCTCCTTGTGAAAGTCCTTCCCCTCCTTCATTGTAGTCTGATTTTGCATATTGTCTGGATGCAAAGACTTGATGTGGATCAATAAAGTACCAGGAAGCGACAGGGAAGGGCGGCCGCCGACATTTATGCCGCATTTGTTGTCGCCGCGGACAGATTTGTGGCCTGCCGAGGGGCAGCAATGCTAGTATCCCCAAATACAACAGAAAGTCCGGCTTTTGCGTGCGCGGTGCGGCTTTGCCTTTCTTTTCCCTAAGGGAGATTGAACAAGGGGGGCGCCCCCTGCTACACTCGCGTAAATGCGGTAATATTGCCGGGCGTCATCTACGATTGCGCCGGGCAGCAGTTTAGGCAGCAATTTTTTACATGGAGAAGCAGGAATTATGACCGACGCCGCTGATGATTTCGACGCCTTATTTGAAGAAGTGTCCGCGCAACGCGCCACAGCCGCTCCTGCTCCGGCCCCGGCCCCGGCTCCCGCCGCAGCGGCTGAAGATGACCTGGAAAGCCTGTTTGACGAAATTTCCTCGACCCGACCGCCCGATGCCGCCGCTGCCGCGCCGGTTGAGCCGGCGCCGGTTGCCGCTGCGGCCGCGCCCGCCGGTGAGGCCGAGGGCCACGCGGCCGACAAGCCGATGTTCGAGCGCCTGGGCGGCATCGTGCGCCTGCTGCACGATTCGCTGCGCGAGCTGGGCTACGACAAGGCCTTGACCGAAGCGTCGACCCAGATCGTCGACGCCCAGGACCGCCTGGAATACGTGGCCAGCCTGACCGAGCAGGCCGCCAACAAGGTGCTCAACACCCTGGACGACGGCATGCCGGCCCAGGACGTGCTGTCGAAAAAATCCAAGGAAATGGAAGACCGCTGGGCCGAGCTGTTCGCCGGCAAACTCAGCATCGATGAATTCAAAACCCTGGCAGGCGACTCGCGCGCTTTTGCCCAGGCCGTATCCGAAGCCACCGAGGCGGAAAAAGCCCGTCTGCTGGAAATCATGATGGCCCAGGACTTCCAGGACATCACCGGCCAGCTGATCAAGAAAGTCGTGGTCATCACCAAGACGGTGGAAGCGGAACTGGCCCAGCTGCTGCGCGACAATGCGCCGGTAGAGGTGCGCGAGAAGATTGCGCAAAAAGAGGTGTCCCTGATGACAGGCCCGTCGGCTCCGACGGTGGCCCTGAGCCAGGACAGTGTCGATGATCTGCTTGCCGATCTGGGATTCTAATGGACGATATGCTGAAGGAGTTCGTCGTTGAGGCGATGGACTTGGCAGTCAACGTCGAGGAGCACCTGCTGCGCCTCGAACGTGACCCTGACAATAAAGAAACACTGAACGCGGTTTTCCGCTCCTTCCACACGATTAAGGGCGGCGCCGGTTTCATGAACCTGGGCGCGCTGGTGTCGGCCTGCCACCTGACCGAGAACCTGTTCGACGCGCTGCGCACCGGCGCCGCGCCGGTGACGCCGCTGTCGATCGAGGCGGCGCTGCAAGCGTCCGGCTTCGTGGCCGACCAGCTGGCCGAACTGAATAACGGCGCCGCGCCGGAAAGCCTGGGCGGCATGCCGGGCGACCTGGAAGCGATCCTGAAGGACGCCATCGAAGGCAAGAGCGAAGCGCCGGCCAAGGCCGCCGCGCCGGCAGCGGCGCCGGCGCCAGTGGCGGCCGCCGCTCCGGCGCCCGCCGCCGCACCTGCGGCCGCGCCCGCCGCAACGGCATCGGCCGACGGCCTGGACTGGGAAGGCATGTACGAGGCGGTGATGCCGCCCGGCAGCTATACCCGCTCCGCCGCGCCGGCCGCCGCCGCGCCCGTGGCGGTCGAAGCGCCCGCGCCGGCCGCCGCCGAAGCCGCCGCCCCGGCCGTTGCCGCCGCCATCGCCAAGCGCGAAGGCCCGGCCCGCGAAGAAAGCAAGCCGCACGCGCCGCCGGCCAAGGAAGAAAGCATCCGTATCGACGCCGTCAAGCTCGACGCCCTGCTGGAAGTGGCCGGCGAATCGGTGCAGGCCGCCAACCAGGCCGCCGTGCTGCTGGAACGCCTGCAGCAGTTCAAGTTCGAAGGCCAGGCGGCGTCCCTGATGTCGGCCCTGACCGAGACTCTGGAACGTGCCTCGCGCTACTCCACCGAACTGCAGCGCGCCACCCTGGCCACCCGCATGCAGCCGGTCGGCCGCCTGTTCCAGAAATTCCCGCGCCTGGTGCGCGAGCTGGCGAAAGACCTGGGCAAGGAAGTCGAACTGACCATCGAAGGCGCGGAGACCGAAGTCGACCGCGTGGTGGTGGACAGCCTGTACGACCCGCTGGTGCACATGCTGCGCAATGCGCTCGACCACGGCGTCGAGGCGCCGGACGTGCGCCTGGCCGCCGGCAAGCCGGCCAAGGCCTTCATCTCGCTCAAAGCCTGGCAGGAAGCGAATAGCGTCATGATCGTGCTGCAGGACGACGGCAAGGGCATGGACCCGGTCGGCCTGCGCAAGAAGGCGGCCGAAAAAGGCCTGATCTCGCCGACCGCCAACCTGAGCGACGAAGAATCCTACCAGCTGGTCTTCCTGCCCGGCTTCTCGACCAAGGAAGTGGCGTCCTCCGTGTCCGGCCGCGGCGTCGGCATGGACGTGGTGAAGACCGCCGTCGAGAAAAACCGCGGCGCCATCCACATCGACTCGGCGCTGGGCAAGGGCACCAAGTTCGCCATCCGCCTGCCGATCGAGCTGTCGATCGTGCCGACCATGCTGGTCTCGACCTCGGGCGCCTTGCTGGCGCTGCCGATGGCCGTGGTGCAGCGCGTGGTCGAACTGCCGGAAACCTTCATGGAAGTGGGCGGTGCCCCGGTGCTCAAAGACCAGGGCCGTCCGCTGCCGGTGCGTTCGCTGGCCGGCGCCCTGGGCTACGAACTCGGTTCCGAGCGCGTCGGCATCGTGGTCAATTCGCCGCAGCCTTACATCCTGGCCGTGGAAGCCGTGGACGGCACCGCCGACCTCGTGATCAAGCCGATGACCGCGCTGGCGGTGGAAGGCATTACCGGTACTGCGCGCTCGGCCGAAGGCGAGCTGGTGCTAGTGGTCGGCCTATCCTTCCTGATGGACGGTTGCAGGGGAAGTGTACGCATGGCGGCATAAGCATCAAGCACCAAGCAAGACACCAAAGCCTGCGGCCGAAACCGCAGGCTTTTTTTTCGCGTAGTCTTTTGTATTTATTTTCACAAGCTTTACACAAACATCAACAAAGGGCGCCAGATCAAACAGGCAAATTCCCAGGACGCATCGGCTCACGAGGCGGAAAGACGGGCTTGGTTTTGCGTTGCACAAATATGGCATAATCAAATTGGATCACTCAAAAATTAGGCAGCAGTAGCAACCATGAAGACGCTTTACGACAAACTCTGGGAATCCCATGTGGTGCGTACCGAAGACGACGGCACCGCCATCCTCTACATCGACCGCCACCTCGTGCACGAAGTGACCAGCCCGCAGGCATTCGACGGCCTGCGCGCCGCCAACCGCCAGCCATGGCGGCTGTCCGCCAACCTGGCCGTGGCCGACCACAATGTGCCGACCACCGACCGTTCGCACGGCATCGCCGATCCCGTTTCGCGCCTGCAGGTCGAAACGCTGGACAAGAACACCCAGGCTTTCGGCCTGACCTACTTCAATATGAACGACAAGCGCCAGGGCATCGTGCACGTGATCGGTCCGGAGCAGGGCGCGACCCTGCCCGGCATGACCGTGGTATGCGGCGACTCGCATACGTCGACCCACGGCGCTTTCGGCGCGCTGGCGCACGGCATCGGCACCTCCGAAGTGGAGCACGTGCTGGCGACGCAAACCCTGCTGGCCAAGAAATCCAAGGCCATGCTGGTGCAGGTGGACGGCGCGCTGCCGGCCGGCGTGACCGCCAAGGACATCGTGCTGGCCGTGATCGGCAAGATCGGCACCGCCGGCGGCACCGGCTACGCCATCGAGTTCGCCGGTTCGGCCATCCGCTCGCTGTCGATGGAAGGCCGCATGACCGTCTGCAATATGGCCATCGAAGCGGGCGCGCGCGCCGGCATGGTGGCCGTCGACGAGATCACCATCGACTACGTGAAAGGCCGTCCTTTCTCGCCGGTGGGGCCGCACTGGGAACGTGCCGTCGAATACTGGCGCACCCTGCATTCCGACGCCGGCGCCAAATTCGACCTGGTCGTGACCTTGAACGCGGCCGAGATCAAGCCCCAGGTGACCTGGGGCACCTCGCCGGAAATGGTGGTGGCGGTCGATGGCCGCGTGCCCGATCCCGACCAGGAAAAAGACAGCGTCAAGCGCGACGCCATGGAAAAAGCCCTGGTGTATATGGACTTGAAACCGAATACGGCGATCGAGGACATCCGCATCGACAAGGTCTTCATCGGCTCCTGCACCAACTCGCGCATCGAGGACTTGCGCGCCGCCGCCGCCGTGGTGCGCGGCAAGCAGCGTGCCTCGAACGTGAAGCTGGCGCTGGTGGTGCCGGGCTCCGGCCTGGTGAAAGAGCAGGCCGAACGCGAAGGCCTGGACAGCATCTTCAAGGCCGCCGGCTTTGAATGGCGCGAGCCGGGCTGCTCGATGTGCCTGGCGATGAATGCCGACCGCCTCGATCCGGGCGAGCGCTGCGCCTCCACCTCCAACCGTAATTTCGAAGGCCGTCAGGGCCAAGGCGGACGCACCCACCTGGTGTCGCCCGCCATGGCGGCCGCAGCCGGTATCGCCGGCCATTTTGTCGACGTGCGCGCCCTGCGCTGATTAACCGATCCAAGAGAACACCATCATGAAAACCCTATTCGCCATCGCCATCACCGCCCTGTTCCTAAGCGGCTGCAACACCGTCGCCGGCATCGGCAAGGATGTGCAAAAGGTCGGCCAGGCCGTTGAAGGCGCCGGCAAAAAATAACACCGCAGTACGGCGGGCCCGACGGTCCGCCGTCGCTCTCCTTTAGAGAATCA
This region includes:
- a CDS encoding entericidin A/B family lipoprotein yields the protein MKTLFAIAITALFLSGCNTVAGIGKDVQKVGQAVEGAGKK
- a CDS encoding universal stress protein, producing MYRKILITTDGSAVSRMTACAGVSFAQQMGAEALVLFVAPEYQYPIYVEIIPPSYPSEEEYRAAMERAGSEHVQPILDACAKKAVRAEGMTAFAESAALKIIDVAARHGCDLIFIGSHGRSGWGQLLLGSVTNKVLSHTRMPVLVHRLLKEPLPD
- a CDS encoding helix-turn-helix domain-containing protein encodes the protein MFSTPMSELRPAVSASSSMEAGRQRQGRLWSNMKEVCELLHLPAISTLNAEELLFQHVQFKTGQRIHTIGQSFDTLYIVNSGFLKTVLIDEFGNEQVLSFPMKGDLLGVDGIHSRHYTSEAVALSDCDLILLPFKKLTALSRVHLELENMLYGVMSRELVREQAMIGMLGALSAEARVARFLVSLSERFAQMGYSSKLFNLRMTRHEIGSYLGLTLETVSRTLSAFNEIGMISVDQRTIGIKDADALRSLRRLPPSRTRGKSVQARLRANARAEPAAAELPAEPLLAAY
- a CDS encoding protein phosphatase CheZ yields the protein MTDAADDFDALFEEVSAQRATAAPAPAPAPAPAAAAEDDLESLFDEISSTRPPDAAAAAPVEPAPVAAAAAPAGEAEGHAADKPMFERLGGIVRLLHDSLRELGYDKALTEASTQIVDAQDRLEYVASLTEQAANKVLNTLDDGMPAQDVLSKKSKEMEDRWAELFAGKLSIDEFKTLAGDSRAFAQAVSEATEAEKARLLEIMMAQDFQDITGQLIKKVVVITKTVEAELAQLLRDNAPVEVREKIAQKEVSLMTGPSAPTVALSQDSVDDLLADLGF
- the leuC gene encoding 3-isopropylmalate dehydratase large subunit — protein: MKTLYDKLWESHVVRTEDDGTAILYIDRHLVHEVTSPQAFDGLRAANRQPWRLSANLAVADHNVPTTDRSHGIADPVSRLQVETLDKNTQAFGLTYFNMNDKRQGIVHVIGPEQGATLPGMTVVCGDSHTSTHGAFGALAHGIGTSEVEHVLATQTLLAKKSKAMLVQVDGALPAGVTAKDIVLAVIGKIGTAGGTGYAIEFAGSAIRSLSMEGRMTVCNMAIEAGARAGMVAVDEITIDYVKGRPFSPVGPHWERAVEYWRTLHSDAGAKFDLVVTLNAAEIKPQVTWGTSPEMVVAVDGRVPDPDQEKDSVKRDAMEKALVYMDLKPNTAIEDIRIDKVFIGSCTNSRIEDLRAAAAVVRGKQRASNVKLALVVPGSGLVKEQAEREGLDSIFKAAGFEWREPGCSMCLAMNADRLDPGERCASTSNRNFEGRQGQGGRTHLVSPAMAAAAGIAGHFVDVRALR
- the hemP gene encoding hemin uptake protein HemP, with product MHTSPSPAIRPTVAAPAAAQPVRRLTTAGLMQDQREVEIEHAGRIYRLRITQLNKLILTA
- a CDS encoding chemotaxis protein CheA, whose product is MDDMLKEFVVEAMDLAVNVEEHLLRLERDPDNKETLNAVFRSFHTIKGGAGFMNLGALVSACHLTENLFDALRTGAAPVTPLSIEAALQASGFVADQLAELNNGAAPESLGGMPGDLEAILKDAIEGKSEAPAKAAAPAAAPAPVAAAAPAPAAAPAAAPAATASADGLDWEGMYEAVMPPGSYTRSAAPAAAAPVAVEAPAPAAAEAAAPAVAAAIAKREGPAREESKPHAPPAKEESIRIDAVKLDALLEVAGESVQAANQAAVLLERLQQFKFEGQAASLMSALTETLERASRYSTELQRATLATRMQPVGRLFQKFPRLVRELAKDLGKEVELTIEGAETEVDRVVVDSLYDPLVHMLRNALDHGVEAPDVRLAAGKPAKAFISLKAWQEANSVMIVLQDDGKGMDPVGLRKKAAEKGLISPTANLSDEESYQLVFLPGFSTKEVASSVSGRGVGMDVVKTAVEKNRGAIHIDSALGKGTKFAIRLPIELSIVPTMLVSTSGALLALPMAVVQRVVELPETFMEVGGAPVLKDQGRPLPVRSLAGALGYELGSERVGIVVNSPQPYILAVEAVDGTADLVIKPMTALAVEGITGTARSAEGELVLVVGLSFLMDGCRGSVRMAA
- a CDS encoding response regulator transcription factor translates to MIRIVIADDHTIMREGLKRILDGAEDIEIVGEAIDGFEVLNRVRQGGFDLLLLDLSMPGRSGVDLIRQIRSEAPKLAILILTMHEEEQYAVRAIRAGAQGYLTKESAGTQLVGAIHKVASGRPYISTEVAEQLALNIMTPNESLLHKQLSDREFEVFSLLVAGKSITDIGNSLHLSVKTVSTHKTRIMQKMGMGSLSEMVQYAVAHRLLSPFGS